GAGCGCGATGGCCGCCCTCACCGCCACCGGCGCCGACCTTGCCCGCCAGACCGAGGCCCGCTTTGCCACCTTGCGCGAGGAAGTCGAGACCCACCGCGCCGCGCTCGATGGCGAGGAACACGCCGCGCTGGCCGCCATCCGCGCCCGCGCACAGGCGCTGGCCGACGCGCTCGACGAACAGCGCCGCACGCTGGGCGCCGCCGAACGCGAGGGGCTGGCCACGCTCGAACAGCGCCTCGCCACGCTCAGGAGCGCCAGCACCGCGCTCGGCAGTGCAATCGCCGATCAGGAAAACGCCGCGCTGGCCAGCTGGCAGGCCCGCAGCGAGGCGCAAGTGCGCGCGCTGCGCACCGCGCTCGACACGCTGACCGCCGCGCAGGACCATGCCCAGGCCGATGCCGAGGCGCGGCTGGCCGCCTTTGCCGCCGCCAGCCACCAGTTGGCGCAAACGCTCGCCAGCGATGGCGCCGCCTTCGACGCGCAACTGGCCGAACGCCGCGCCGCGCTGGTCGCCGGGGCCGACGACCAGCGCGAGACGCTCGCACGCCGCATGGTCGAGATCGACCGCGCGATTGCCGAACGCCGCGCCGCCGTGAACAGCGCCGCCAACGAGGCAACCGAGGCGCTCGCCACCCGCCTGGCCGACCTCGACCGCGCGCTCGACACCCAGCGCACGCGCCAGCAGGACGAGGCCCGCCGCCTGACCGCCCAGTGCGACGTGGCCGCCGCCCATGCCGCCAGCTTGGCCGAAGCCATGCAGGCCTCGGCCGCGATGGGCGAGGCAACTGCGCAGGCGGTCGACCACGCGCTCACCCTGCTGCGCACGCGCCTGTCGGAAACCGGCATCGAACTGACCGCGCAGGAAGACCACATCACCCGCAGCACGCAAGGCGCCGAACGGCTGCTCGAACTCGTCCAGAGCGCCGGGCACCACAGCCGCAGCGAACTGCCCGATGTCCTGCGCGCGAGCGAGGCCGGGCTCGACCGGATCGACCAGCGCATCGGCACCCTGCACGAGGCGCTCGCCGAAGCAGGCCTGCGCAGCCAGGGCGTGGCCGACGCCATGCGCGCGACGAGCGGCGAAGTGGCCGAAACACTGGCCGGGTTCGCCCGCCTGCATCAGGCCTTTGCCGGACAGGCCGACGAACACAAGCTGCGCCTCGACGAATTGCGCGCGACCCTCGAAACCACGCGCGGCGAGGCCGAGGCGCTTTCGGGCGACCTCACCGGAACGCTCGCCAGCGCGATCGACCGTCTTCACGCCGCAGCGCAAGCCGCAGGGGCGGCCATGAGCGGCACCGTGCGCGCCGAGATCGAGGCGCTCGCCGCCCGTCTGGGCGAGGAAAGCAACGCGGCGATTGCCCGCGTGCTTCAGGGGCGCGGGGCCGAGCTGATTGCCCGCCTCGAAGAAGCGCTCGACAGCGCCGCTGCCGCCAGCCGCGACACCGCCGAGCAGATGCGCGACCAGCTCGCCAAGGTCGACGAACTGACCGGCAATCTCGAAAGCCGCGTCGCCCGCGCGCACGAACGCGCGCAAGAGCAGGTCGACAACGATTTCGCCCGCCGCACCGCGCTGATCACCGAGGCGCTCAATTCGGCCTCGATCGACATTGCCCAGGCGCTCTCGGCCGATGTCTCGGAAACGGCCTGGGCTTCGTACTTGCGCGGGGACCGGGGCATCTTCACCCGCCGCGCGGTCAGCCTGCTCGACAATGCCGACGCCAAGGCCGTCCAGCAGCACTACAACGCCGATGCGGAATTTCGCGGCCATGTGAACCGCTACATCCACGATTTCGAGGGCATGCTGCGCCAGCTCCTCTCGACGCGCGACGGCAATGCGCTGGGGGTGACGCTGCTCTCTTCCGACATGGGCAAGCTCTACGTCGCGCTCGCGCAGGGGATCGAACGCCTGCGGACGTAAGATGGCAAGGGCTGCGAAGCTCCCTCAACCCACCCCACAAAAAAACCGCCGCTTCCCAATGGGAAACGGCGGTTTTTTCATGCAGACTTTCCGCAATCAGCTGATCGGTGGAACCGATCCGGGCGGCACGTCGGCATCGATCTCGTGCACTTCGACCAGACCACGGCCGACATGGCTGCGGCTGCGGCTATAGCCGTAATAGACGAACAGCCCCAGCACGGCCCAGCCCACGAACAGCTCCATCGTCTCGGCCGAAAGGCTGCCGAACAGATAGAGACAGCCCAGGATCGAGATCGGCGCGATCACGGTGACCAGCGGGGTGCGGAACGGGCGCACGCGCGCAGGGTCCGTCCGGCGCAGCACCAGCACGGCGACCGACACCGCCGCAAAGGCGAACAGCGTTCCCGAGTTCGACACGTCGGCCAGCAGGCCCACCGGGAAGAACGCCGCGAACAGGGCCACGAACACCCCGGTCATCAGCGTGATGACATGGGGGGTGTGGAAGCGCGGATGCACCTTGGAGAAGAACTCGGGCAGCAGGCCATCGCGGCTCATCACGAAGAAGATGCGGGTCTGGCCGAACATCATCATCAGAATGACCGAGGGCAGCGCAAGGATCGCGGCCAGGCCAACCAGCCAGCCGATGAACGGATAGCCGACCGAACGCAGCGTCCAGGCCAGGGCTTCCTTCGAGCAGACCACGGCGTTGTCGCCAATGGCGTTGCAGGCCTGCGACAGCGCGGGCGAACCGGGCGAGAGCACTTCATGCCCGGGACCATAGACCGGCTGCGCGCCGACCGTGCCGATCACGCCAGCGGCCACCAGCATGTAGAACACGGTGCAGATGGCAAGGCTGCCGATCAGGCCGATCGGCATGTTGCGCTGGGGGTTCTTGGTTTCCTCGGCCGCGGTCGAGACCGCGTCGAAACCGACATAGGCAAAGAAGATCGAGGCCGCAGCGCCCGAGATGCCGACGAAGCCCTGCGGCGCGAAAGGCTGGAAATTGCCCGTCTTGAGCATCGGCACGGTCAACGCGACGAACAGCGAAAGCGCGACGATCTTGATCGCCACGAGGATGGCATTGACCGTGGCACTCTCCTTGGTGCCAAGGATCAGCAGCCCGGTGATGACGACGGCGATGGCCATGGCCGGAAGGTTGACCAGCCCGCCATCGAAAGGCCCGCGCACGAGTTCGAGGGGGACAGTAATGTGCAGGCTGTTCTGCACGAAGCCGACCATATAGCCCGACCAGCCGACCGATACCGCCCCTGCGGCAATCGCATATTCGAGGATCAGGGCCCAGCCCACCATCCAGGCGACCAGTTCGCCCATGACGGCATAGCTGTAAGTATAGGCCGAACCCGAAACCGGCACCATCGATGCCATTTCAGCGTAACACAAAGCTGCCACGGCACAGACGAAGCCGGCGATGACAAAACTGACCATCATGCCGGGGCCGGCCTTTTGGGCGGCTTCGGCAGTGAGAACGAAGATACCGGTGCCGATAACGGCCCCCACACCCAGCATCGTCAGCTGGAAAGCCCCCAGCGAGCGATGCAGCGATTTCTTTTCGGCCGTGGCCAAAATAGCGTCGAGTGGTTTGACGCGTCCAAACATGAAAGCCTCCCGCCTTGGACCGGTGCGGCGGAAACTGTCACGCCATGATGTTGCACCGGAAACCAGGTCATGGGGGGTAACGCTAGCGGCAAGGCCCCGGCGCGCAAAGGGGCTTTTTTCATCCATCCACGCCTGATCGCTTGCGCACGAGCGCCCATCTTGCGGGTTTTCGCCCATGCTATACAAGCGCGCGCCCGCCGTGCATGAACCGTCCGGCCCCAAACCTGCGGCCCCACCTCTCCGGCCACACCTGCCCGCGCGGCTTCTTGTATTTCAGAGGGCAAGGAAAACGATGTCCACCACCTTCCAGCTCGACACCGCCACCAGCCGCGCGCACCCCACGCCCGCGCCGATGAAGCGGCTGACCGTCCCCGCCATCCGCCAGCGCAAGGTCGACGGGCAGACCGCGCAGCCCATCGTGATGCTCACGGCCTATACCGCCCGTCAGGCGCAACTGCTTGATGCCCATTGCGATTTGCTGCTCGTGGGGGATTCCCTGGGGCAGGTCATCTATGGCCTGCCTTCCAGCGTTCCGGTCACGCTCGACATGATGGCCGCCCATGGCGCGGCGGTGGTGCGCGGGTCGTATCACGCGGTGGTGATCGTCGACATGCCGTTCGGCGCCTATGAAGCCTCGCCGGTCCAGGCCTTCGAGGCCGCCGCGCGCCTGCTCAAGGAGACCGGCTGCGCGGGCGTGAAGCTTGAAGGCGGGGCCGCCATGGCCGAAACGGTCGCCTTCCTGACCGCGCGCGGCATTCCCGTTATGGGGCATGTCGGCCTCACCCCCCAGGCGGTGAACCAGTTGGGCGGCTACAATGCGCGCGGGCGCAGCCAGGCCGAAGCCGACAAGATCGTCGCCGATGCGCGCGCGCTCGCCGATGCCGGGGCCTTTGCCATCGTCGTGGAAGGGGTCGTCGAACCGATTGCGGTGGCGGTGACCGAGGCGGTCGCCTGTCCGGTGATCGGCATCGGCGGCTCGGCCCGGTGCGACGGGCAGGTTCTGGTGAGCGAGGATATGCTCGGCCTGTTCGAGCGCGTGCCCCGTTTCGTCAAGCGCTATGCCGAACTGGGCGAGGCCATCGAAGAAGCCGTGGCAACATACGCACAGGACGTGCGCGCACGACGGTTTCCGGGTATCGAACAGACCTATCAACCGAAGTAATTTCCCCCTCCTCCAACTGACAAGAGGACCGCTTGCTCAGGAATTTCAAGGGATCCCTGCTGTTTGCAGGCCTGTGCCTGATTCTGGCCGCCGCCTATGGCTGGTTCCAGACCCACTCCGTCGCGACCACGGCCGGGCTGGTGTGGATCGTGCTGGTGCTTTCCGTGCTGGAAATCTCGCTCTCGTTCGACAACGCGGTGGTCAATGCCGCCGTGCTGGGCGAAATGGACGCGGTCTGGCAGAAACGCTTCCTGACCTGGGGCATGGTGATCGCCGTGTTCGGGATGCGGATCGTGTTTCCGCTGGCCATCGTGGCGATTGCCGCAGGGATCGGCCCGGTCGAGGCCCTGCGCCTCTCGCTTGAAGATCCGGCCCGGTACGAGCAGATCGTGAGCGGGGCCCATGTCGGCATCGCCGGGTTCGGCGGGGCCTTCCTCGCGATGGTCGGCCTCGGCTTCTTCTTCGACGGCGAGAAGGAGACCCACTGGATCGGCTGGATCGAGGAGAAACTGGCGCGCTTCTCGGTGGTCAAGGCCGCCGAGATCGCGCTGCTGCTGGTCGTGCTGGCGGTGATCGCCGCGCAACTGCCCGGCCACGAGGGCTTCACGTTCCTGCTCTCGGGCGCGCTGGGCATTGTTGCCTTCGTGGTGGTCGAGGCCATCGGCACGATCCTCGAACTGCGCGAGGAAGCGCAGAAGGCTGCCGGGGCGGTGGTGAAATCGGGCCTTGGCGGTTTTCTCTATCTCAACGTGCTCGACGCCTCGTTCAGCTTCGACGGAGTGATTGGCGCCTTTGCCCTGTCGAACAACATGGTGATCATCGCGCTGGGCCTGTCGATCGGGGCGATGTTCGTGCGCTCGCTGACGATCATGCTGGTTCGCAGCGGCACGCTGGCCGACTATCGCTATCTCGAACATGGCGCGTTCTGGGCCATCGTGGCGCTGGGCGGGATCATGCTGGCCTCGGCCCGCGTGGAAATTCCCGAGACGGTGACCGGCCTGATCGGCGCCGCGCTGATCGCCGCCTCGCTCGGCTGGTCGGTCCGCTATCGCCGCCGAAACGGGGAAACGGCGCCAGGCGAGGCCTAAAAAGCCCCCATCCCCAACCCTGCCGCCATCAATCGCCCCAGATCGCGGCAGGGGGCGAGCGCCGCCTCGCTGACAGTCTTGTCCGCCAGTATCGTCTCGGGCCGATCCGCGCCCGTCACCAGCAAACAGGGTGGCGCCACGCGGCGCAGGCGCCAGCCGGTCACGATCCGGTCGATCTGGCCTTGTGCCCCCTGCCCCGCCGTTCCCGCCGCGATGGCCGTGGCATAGGCCCGCCCCTCGATCCGCCCGAGCAGCGGATAGTAGCAGCGGTCGAAAAACTCCTTCATCACCCCGCTCAGGCCCCCGAGGTTCTCCGGGCAGACGAACAGGAAACCTTGCGCGGCCAGACAATCGGCAGGCTGGGCAAGCCCCGCCTCCATCAGGCGCACGTTCAGGCTTCCCGGCTCGCCTTCCTCGCGCGCCGCGTCAAAGGCCGCCTGCGCCATGGCCCGCGCCGTCCCGGTGCGGGAATGCCAGACGATCAGCAACATGGTGTCCGTTCCTTTCTCTTGCAGGGCGCCCATGGCGGTCGCCCTCCCCCTGTTTGCGGGTTGGCGCGAAAGCGTCTACCGCCTGCGCCATGACTCCCGTCACTTCCATTACCCATTCGATTTCCGGTCTGGCCTGGCGCTGGCGCGGCGGCAACATGGACATGTCCGGGCGCTTTGGCGCCATGGGCGGCCTCTCGGACGATCTGGTCGACCAGCTCCTGCTCTCGCGCGGGGTGCCCCACGACGATCTTGAGCGCCATCGCCGCCCGACCTTGCGCGATTTCCTGCCCGATCCTTCGCTGTTCCGCGACATGGACGTGGCCGCGCGGCGGCTGGCCGATGCAGTCGTGCGCGGCGAGGCGATCACCGTCTATGGCGACTACGACGTCGATGGTGCGACCAGCGCGGCGCTGCTGCTGCGCCTGTTGCGCGCGCTCGGCGTCGAAGGGCAAGCCTATATTCCCGACCGCCTGCTCGAAGGCTATGGCCCCTCGGGCGAGGCGCTCGTCCGGCTCGGGCGCGAGGGCAGCCAGCTCATCGTCACCGTCGATTGCGGGGCCATGGCGCACGAGGCGCTGGGCCAGGCGCGCGATGCGGGGATCGACGTGATCGTGGTCGATCACCACAAGTGCTCGCCCGAACTTCCCCCGGCGGTCGCACTGGTCAACCCGAACCGCCTCGACGAAGCCGATGAAGCCGCGGCCCATGGCCATCTGGCCGCCGTGGGCGTCGCCTTCCTGCTGGCAGTGGCAACCGTGCGCGTGCTGCGCGCACGAGGCTGGTTCGACCAGCGCCCGGTGCCCGATCTCATGGCCCTGCTCGATCTCGTCGCCTTGGGGACGGTGGCCGACGTGGCGCAGCTCAAGGGCCTCAACCGCGCATTCGTGGCGCAAGGGCTGAAGGTCATGGCCAAGCGCGCCAATGTCGGCATCTCGGCGCTGATCGACGCCAGCCGCATCGCCCGCGCGCCCACGGCCAGCGATCTGGGCTTCGCGCTCGGCCCGCGCATCAATGCCGCCGGGCGCATCGGCGACAGCTCGCTCGGCGTGCGCCTGCTGACCACCGAGAACCCCGACGAAGCAAGCGACATCGCCACCCGCCTCTCGGCCCTCAACGACGAGCGCCGCGCCATCGAACAGGCCGTGCAGGAAGCCGCCGAGGCCCAGGTCGAGGCCCAGCACAACCGCGCGGTGATCGTCGTGGCCGGGCTCGGCTGGCATCCGGGCGTGATCGGCATCGTGGCCGGGCGGATCAAGGAGAAGACCGGCAAGCCCACCCTCGTCATCGCGCTCGACGATGGCGGGCAAGGCGGCGAAGAAGGGCCAGACGCCGGAATGGATGCCGGAATGGGAAAGGGCTCGGGCCGCTCGATCCCCGGCGTCGATCTGG
The genomic region above belongs to Novosphingobium sp. IK01 and contains:
- a CDS encoding amino acid permease, which translates into the protein MFGRVKPLDAILATAEKKSLHRSLGAFQLTMLGVGAVIGTGIFVLTAEAAQKAGPGMMVSFVIAGFVCAVAALCYAEMASMVPVSGSAYTYSYAVMGELVAWMVGWALILEYAIAAGAVSVGWSGYMVGFVQNSLHITVPLELVRGPFDGGLVNLPAMAIAVVITGLLILGTKESATVNAILVAIKIVALSLFVALTVPMLKTGNFQPFAPQGFVGISGAAASIFFAYVGFDAVSTAAEETKNPQRNMPIGLIGSLAICTVFYMLVAAGVIGTVGAQPVYGPGHEVLSPGSPALSQACNAIGDNAVVCSKEALAWTLRSVGYPFIGWLVGLAAILALPSVILMMMFGQTRIFFVMSRDGLLPEFFSKVHPRFHTPHVITLMTGVFVALFAAFFPVGLLADVSNSGTLFAFAAVSVAVLVLRRTDPARVRPFRTPLVTVIAPISILGCLYLFGSLSAETMELFVGWAVLGLFVYYGYSRSRSHVGRGLVEVHEIDADVPPGSVPPIS
- the panB gene encoding 3-methyl-2-oxobutanoate hydroxymethyltransferase codes for the protein MSTTFQLDTATSRAHPTPAPMKRLTVPAIRQRKVDGQTAQPIVMLTAYTARQAQLLDAHCDLLLVGDSLGQVIYGLPSSVPVTLDMMAAHGAAVVRGSYHAVVIVDMPFGAYEASPVQAFEAAARLLKETGCAGVKLEGGAAMAETVAFLTARGIPVMGHVGLTPQAVNQLGGYNARGRSQAEADKIVADARALADAGAFAIVVEGVVEPIAVAVTEAVACPVIGIGGSARCDGQVLVSEDMLGLFERVPRFVKRYAELGEAIEEAVATYAQDVRARRFPGIEQTYQPK
- a CDS encoding DUF475 domain-containing protein; the protein is MLRNFKGSLLFAGLCLILAAAYGWFQTHSVATTAGLVWIVLVLSVLEISLSFDNAVVNAAVLGEMDAVWQKRFLTWGMVIAVFGMRIVFPLAIVAIAAGIGPVEALRLSLEDPARYEQIVSGAHVGIAGFGGAFLAMVGLGFFFDGEKETHWIGWIEEKLARFSVVKAAEIALLLVVLAVIAAQLPGHEGFTFLLSGALGIVAFVVVEAIGTILELREEAQKAAGAVVKSGLGGFLYLNVLDASFSFDGVIGAFALSNNMVIIALGLSIGAMFVRSLTIMLVRSGTLADYRYLEHGAFWAIVALGGIMLASARVEIPETVTGLIGAALIAASLGWSVRYRRRNGETAPGEA
- a CDS encoding NAD(P)H-dependent oxidoreductase, giving the protein MLLIVWHSRTGTARAMAQAAFDAAREEGEPGSLNVRLMEAGLAQPADCLAAQGFLFVCPENLGGLSGVMKEFFDRCYYPLLGRIEGRAYATAIAAGTAGQGAQGQIDRIVTGWRLRRVAPPCLLVTGADRPETILADKTVSEAALAPCRDLGRLMAAGLGMGAF
- the recJ gene encoding single-stranded-DNA-specific exonuclease RecJ, yielding MTPVTSITHSISGLAWRWRGGNMDMSGRFGAMGGLSDDLVDQLLLSRGVPHDDLERHRRPTLRDFLPDPSLFRDMDVAARRLADAVVRGEAITVYGDYDVDGATSAALLLRLLRALGVEGQAYIPDRLLEGYGPSGEALVRLGREGSQLIVTVDCGAMAHEALGQARDAGIDVIVVDHHKCSPELPPAVALVNPNRLDEADEAAAHGHLAAVGVAFLLAVATVRVLRARGWFDQRPVPDLMALLDLVALGTVADVAQLKGLNRAFVAQGLKVMAKRANVGISALIDASRIARAPTASDLGFALGPRINAAGRIGDSSLGVRLLTTENPDEASDIATRLSALNDERRAIEQAVQEAAEAQVEAQHNRAVIVVAGLGWHPGVIGIVAGRIKEKTGKPTLVIALDDGGQGGEEGPDAGMDAGMGKGSGRSIPGVDLGAAIIAAREAGFLTKGGGHAMACGLTIAPDKVEPLADWLDERLARDVARARAAQSLALDLSLSPGGLTPALVEALEGAGPYGVGWPGPRVAVGPVRLVKCDLVGNDHVRAIVSGPDGRSFKAMAFRAAQTELGQTLLHGGKGRQFWLAGRARLDDWGSRPAAELHIEDAAFAD